GGCTTAAGTTTGGGTTGTTGTTCCTGGATTAGGACTGCTCATTTTAATATATTAACCTCTTTGCTTGCTTATAAGAAATATTGTAGATTACCCTGATGAGTTTAACAACTTGAAACCATGAGGTATAAAGGTAATGGTTCTTCACTATGTATACTTCTTGTAGAACTAGTAACGATCCTTGTGACCTCAATTGAGTTTTTTTCTTCTTCTTTTGTTTATGCTAAATGACTACTGCATAGAAGACCCTCTACAACAACCAGCTCCAAAAAGATCAAAGATCTCAATTGAGTTAGAATGAAGCCTTTGTCTCGAAAATTTTAAGATGTTCAAGTCCTCAACTCTCAACTGTTCAACGCATATCGGACTTATTAGAGAAGTATGTCCACCAAGTCATTATAACAATACCAACAATGAAAGAATTCAGACCTATACCATTACCATTTCTGGAACCTACTTCAATCATTCCAACTTCTTCATTTAAATTTCATAATGGGATTTGAGCTTTCCTATTGCCCGTAGGGTCACTTGAAGCTTGTAGGTAAGAAAAAGAAATTGACATTACTTGTTCCTTCTCAACTTTATCCCTCAATTTGCTTACGAGTTATAACCCGTTCCAAATCTCTCCTCGGCTGAAGATAAACATAATCCCTTCCCTGTCTCCTCTATTTCTGAAACCAACCAACCACAGCAAGATCCTGGTGCGGTGGATTACATGCAATGCCATATTTGAGAATTCCAGCAGATCTGGCAAGCTCCAACCTACACTCTGTGATGAGTCTATTGTCTTCAAATTCTGCTAAAAGTCCTCAAGACAACTCCGACCTCATTGCCTATCCAGGGACCTTATCCTAACAGAGAATGCTGGACTGGCGCTTACAGAATAAAGATGCTTTTATGGCAAGGAAAAATCAGATCTGTTCAGTCTCTGGTTAAGGAACTGGTACCTGGTGTTTCTTGCAGAATACTGTCCAATTTCTAGAATAAATGAATGGGAACCAGATGAAAATGAATTTATGCAAAACCAAGAATAAAGATCTGGATACAGGAAATGTCTATTTTAGTTCTCTTTCAGACTTTCAGTAGTACACAAATAAAACAAATTCAAGCACATTCTCAAGGTTTTACTCAACTCAACTAAATAAATACTCTTACCGTACATTTTGGAAACCAAAATCTTAAATAAAGTTTACAAAGAGGATGGGAGCAAAACATTATAGAAAATATAGCTAAACATTCTTAATGCCAACATCTTTATAAAATTAAGAGAACAGAGGGGAACACAAAAGAAAGGAGTCTAATTCGCCCTGGGTGTGGCCCATTCAACCCGGAGGATGAGATTATCATAACCATAACCATTCAATTTGTTGATGGCTCTTTGGGCATCTTCCCTGTTCACAAAGTTAACAAAACCAAATCCTCTGCTAACTTGGGTGTCTTTATCAAGAGCAACATAAACACGGCTAACGGCACCAAAAGGTCTGAAAAGTTCAAGCAAATCAGGCTCTCGTGTATCCTCAGATAGGTTGGTGACACGAACAGAATTCTCATCATTCCTTCGTCTCATATCAGTTCCAGTCCTCTCTGCCCCTGCTCTTAAGCCTGGAGGAACATATGTACTCTTGCCAGAGCCAGGAACTGCACTTGTTGCATCTGATGTAGGAGCTTTATCACTAAAAGCGCCTGTCTGTGGGGCAAGATCTTTGTATGGGCACTGTGCACTCCAGTGGTCACCCTTCTTACCACATACCCTACAAAGCTTGAGACTAGTCCCTCCTTTGCCAAGTTGTGCCAAAGAGTCTCCTGCGTTCTTCGTTTCTTCTGCCTTGGTACCTGTTTGAAGTTCAACAATTATGTGCAGAAAATTAAAAACTGGGGTGGCATGACAAAACAGTAAAAATCAGTTATTACATGGCATAGAATAATAGCACATATATGAGTGTCATAAGAAAAGCAAAAACACATCTTTGATGAAAAACATAAAACCAGAAGCTGCAATACAATGAGCATCAAGTTACATTATATAAGGAAATACAAGTTCTGCATCAAGCAGAGAGAAAAATGAACGGAAATGTAACCAGAATCAACTTGATCTTTAAACTCTGGTATTATATTTCTTCCCTGAACCCAAAACAAGCATATAACGTCCACAAAAATCTAAATCAAACAGGCTTCTCAGCACATTGATAAATTCCCCAAACAGGCATGAGAAAAAGACACAAGGTAACGTAGACAGACTGCTCAGTCATACACTAAAATGCCATCTCTCATATAAACAAAGACACAAAGGGAACACTGCATAGGAAAAGAACCACACCAAGGAAAAGTGACAGAAAGAAAAAGACAATAGTTAGTCATGTTAAAGGCATTGAGCAGTGTCTTTGCCCTCAATCAATCTTCCAATCCAAGTAACAATATCCAGATAACATTCCTCAAAATTCCCAGAGCAAACCATTTCCAATCAACAAGTTTACTATTTCAATCCACTCATTCAGATATTGCAAGCGAAGAAAACGAAAAACATTCCTTTAAAATTTAGATGAGCAAGAAGAAAACGAAAAACTTTCCTTTAAAATTTAGATGAGCAAGAGAAAGCAAAGGACAACGGTAAAAACTGGTAGTGTCATTAAGTAATTTCCTTTCCTTTCCATCTTCCAAAGCACTACCGATCTAATTCAATTGGAGCACAACTCGTCCAATGTCAAAAACTAAAATCTATAACAAAGACTTTCCAACACACAAAACAAATTCCAGATAATGTTCCTGATAAACACTCAAACAGCAAATATCAACCAGTTTTACTTCCATTCCCCATTCATATGCTACAGACACAAAAGACACTAATTTCCTTTGA
The window above is part of the Fragaria vesca subsp. vesca linkage group LG2, FraVesHawaii_1.0, whole genome shotgun sequence genome. Proteins encoded here:
- the LOC101304537 gene encoding eukaryotic translation initiation factor 3 subunit G-like isoform 2, with translation MALVRPGSANQPAKIRWGELDEDDGEDLDFLLPPKQVIGPDENGIKKVIEYKFNDEGNKVKITTITRTRKLANARLSKRAVERRSWPKFGDAVHEDVGARLTMVSTEEILLERPRALGTKAEETKNAGDSLAQLGKGGTSLKLCRVCGKKGDHWSAQCPYKDLAPQTGAFSDKAPTSDATSAVPGSGKSTYVPPGLRAGAERTGTDMRRRNDENSVRVTNLSEDTREPDLLELFRPFGAVSRVYVALDKDTQVSRGFGFVNFVNREDAQRAINKLNGYGYDNLILRVEWATPRAN
- the LOC101304537 gene encoding eukaryotic translation initiation factor 3 subunit G-like isoform 1, which codes for MALVRPGSANQPAKIRWGELDEDDGEDLDFLLPPKQVIGPDENGIKKVIEYKFNDEGNKVKITTITRTRKLANARLSKRAVERRSWPKFGDAVHEDVGARLTMVSTEEILLERPRALVFNFLHIIVELQTGTKAEETKNAGDSLAQLGKGGTSLKLCRVCGKKGDHWSAQCPYKDLAPQTGAFSDKAPTSDATSAVPGSGKSTYVPPGLRAGAERTGTDMRRRNDENSVRVTNLSEDTREPDLLELFRPFGAVSRVYVALDKDTQVSRGFGFVNFVNREDAQRAINKLNGYGYDNLILRVEWATPRAN